GTTAGAAGTTTTCAGCGGACACGCAGAGTCAAAGATGTCGGAAGAAGCaccagcggctccaccggccaAATCCACGCCGAAAAGGAAGCGGGTCCCACGCTCCAGGCCGCCCGGACCTTCACTGGCGAAGGTCATCATCACCGTGCTGACTGAGAGCAATGACCGCAAAGGGATGACGGTACCTGCGATCAAGAAGGCCCTGGCTGCCAAGAACATCGACGTGGAGAAGGCCAACAGACGCATCAACATGACACTGTGCAGGCTGACTAGTAAAGGGATCCTGAAGCAGCTGAAGGGGACCGGAGCCTCCGGGTCCTTCAAGATCGCTAAGGAGCCCAAGGCCGTCAAGCCGAAGAAGGCAGCTGCTGCGAAACCcaaaggagagaagaaaaagagggagagatcaGTTTCCGAGGCCCGTAAGGGGTCACCGACGAAGAGAAAAGCCAAGACACAGCAGGTGAAAGGTGGTGCCAGGAAGACCAGCAAGAAAAAGGATGGTGCCAAGAAGGAGAAGACAGCTGTTGTGAAGAAACCTGCAAAGAAACCTGCAAAGAAAACTACTGCCAAGAAACCTGCAGCAAAGAAACCTGCTGCCAAGAAGGCCGGAGCAAAGAAGGCCGGAGCAAAGAAGGCTGCAGGAGGAAAGAGGGCTGCAGGAGGAAAGAGGGCTGCAGGAGGAAGGAAATCTGCAGGAGGAAGGAAATCTGCAGGAAAGAAGTAAAGTGGATCTTTAACCCGCACTCAGTGCAACAAAaggctcttttaagagccaccACATGTTCTACAGAACTTTGTTCCTCTGTGGCATCATGATATCCACAAGTCTCACTCAGAGAGACCATAAAtgcttttaaattaataatgtcAGAATGTTGTGAGACACTTTATAAACACATATATTCATATTATTATACTGTATAATATAatgtctcctcctgctgctgtatcAAAGTCCATCCTCCTGTACTGTTCCACCTGCGTCTTCAACATGTTAGC
This genomic interval from Epinephelus moara isolate mb unplaced genomic scaffold, YSFRI_EMoa_1.0 scaffold3361, whole genome shotgun sequence contains the following:
- the LOC126387287 gene encoding histone H1.10-like, with the protein product MSEEAPAAPPAKSTPKRKRVPRSRPPGPSLAKVIITVLTESNDRKGMTVPAIKKALAAKNIDVEKANRRINMTLCRLTSKGILKQLKGTGASGSFKIAKEPKAVKPKKAAAAKPKGEKKKRERSVSEARKGSPTKRKAKTQQVKGGARKTSKKKDGAKKEKTAVVKKPAKKPAKKTTAKKPAAKKPAAKKAGAKKAGAKKAAGGKRAAGGKRAAGGRKSAGGRKSAGKK